In one Magallana gigas chromosome 7, xbMagGiga1.1, whole genome shotgun sequence genomic region, the following are encoded:
- the LOC105340607 gene encoding peroxiredoxin-like 2C, with the protein MSTTENTEETPVLTEEIDNLQMSRGEKPEPCDFKFNFAKARDMYVLDEGGNKIRFGDIYKHQKTIIVFSRHFLCFICKDYIEDLARIPLEYLQEADVRVVVIGPAPNKFIQTFKKETGYMYTMYTDPEAELYKALGMKSNPNYGDNSKKNKHIKHNMVSGIFSSTWRAMKCQEYQGNVRQQGAEYILGPGEEVHFMHICESSTDQTPINDLLQLAGVKQVSFPNDTRVIDV; encoded by the exons ATGTCTACAACGGAAAACACAGAAGAAACCCCAGTTTTAACAGAAGAAATCGATAATTTACAAATGTCGAGAGGGGAAAAGCCAGAACCGTGCGACTTCAAATTCAACTTTGCCAAAGCGAGGGACATGTACGTCTTGGATGAAGGGGGCAACAAAATTAGATTCGGCGACATTTACAAGCATCAGAAGACAATTATCGTATTCTCCAGG caTTTTCTTTGCTTCATATGTAAAGACTACATTGAAG ATTTAGCAAGAATACCACTGGAATATCTACAG GAAGCTGATGTTAGAGTTGTTGTGATAGGTCCTGCTCCAAACAAGTTTATTCAG ACATTCAAGAAAGAAACtggatacatgtacacaatGTACACAGATCCTGAGGCGGAACTTTATAAAGCCCTGGGAATGAAGAGTAACCCAAATTATGGAGACAATTCAAAAA AGAACAAACATATTAAACATAATATGGTCTCGGGAATCTTCAGCAGTACGTGGAGGGCCATGAAATGCCAGGAGTATCAGGGAAATGTACGACAGCAGGGGGCAGAGTATATTCTCGGACCAG GTGAAGAAGTCCATTTCATGCACATCTGTGAGAGTTCCACCGACCAAACTCCAATTAATGACCTTTTACAGTTAGCGGGGGTCAAGCAAGTGAGTTTTCCGAATGACACAAGGGTCATCGATGTGTAA
- the LOC136269721 gene encoding uncharacterized protein: MQKYNFRPRRKMPTGTPENSSNPENGNLQAEIMATFQEKNEEIEALKLRVEAEKQRQEEKEEELNVMRQRLQALQQEHITQQQEIQEQQLQIQQHQHHEQQRQQRQTLQQQQQREFLPPPPPPPMPQYTLQRSVTAPAESHIRQLSNIKLEKFDGKTSAVQWWMKFMAFISLQKLSEQTAILHLPFFLIGAAETWFNSLDTIKKLTLNSIHEAFINRFKPPSNHVFDLLELQQGPTESVEEFIHRVTEKATDLKMDTNQTMGKIMRGLKPKIKADMVKVNPTNMEDLRTHAMLAEMAQSICSDDAVQSATGAAMCNALTSLEQRMSALETSNINVLQETRRFNSPAKQKPYFSNNQNQSQRGPQRHGYREADQQKNMGSRPRQSQQCFRCAPLRGILHSFMFLLVALLVLDTASSSSIKTKENIIHRINYGVLFKEEPNIILAQEYWLNTFRIPLPKRFAIPQQVLKCPQSEQYCMTYNNIARFIHSLHVEVMSHYNETMQSIRVLIPSVDLKVQQRRQTRSLLPFVGSLSKSLFGTATMDDVNILASHINMLTRHTNQMAKLLVQHNDHLSSFMQLTDSPTVEDEPYLESSHE, encoded by the exons ATGCAGAAATATAACTTCAGACCAAGAAGAAAGATGCCAACTGGAACCCCAGAAAATTCTTCAAACCCAGAAAATGGAAATTTGCAAGCGGAGATCATGGCAACTTTCCAGGAAAAGAATGAGGAAATTGAAGCCCTCAAATTAAGAGTGGAGGCGGAAAAACAACGCCAAGAAGAAAAGGAAGAGGAATTGAATGTAATGAGGCAGAGACTTCAAGCCCTACAACAGGAACATATCACACAGCAACAAGAGATCCAAGAACAACAACTTCAAATTCAACAGCACCAACATCATGAACAACAACGACAGCAAAGACAAACacttcaacaacaacaacagaggGAATTTCttccaccaccaccaccaccacccatGCCACAATATACCCTGCAAAGATCAGTGACAGCCCCTGCAGAAAGCCACATAAGACAGCTATCAAACATCAAATTGGAGAAGTTTGATGGAAAAACATCTGCTGTGCAATGGTGGATGAAGTTCATGGCATTCATCAGTCTTCAAAAACTCTCAGAACAAACAGCCATTTTGCACTTGCCGTTCTTTCTAATCGGAGCAGCAGAGACGTGGTTTAATTCGTTGGACACAATAAAAAAGCTTACCCTGAATTCAATCCACGAAGCTTTCATCAATCGATTTAAACCTCCCTCAAACCACGTCTTTGATCTGTTAGAGCTACAGCAAGGACCAACAGAGAGTGTAGAGGAATTTATTCATAGAGTTACAGAAAAAGCTACCGACTTAAAAATGGACACCAACCAAACAATGGGCAAGATCATGAGAGGactaaaaccaaaaataaaagcGGATATGGTGAAGGTAAATCCAACCAATATGGAGGACTTACGAACCCATGCCATGTTAGCAGAGATGGCTCAGTCCATCTGCAGTGATGATGCGGTCCAGTCAGCAACCGGTGCAGCGATGTGCAATGCGCTAACTTCTCTGGAACAACGAATGAGTGCACTAGAGACATCAAACATTAATGTGCTTCAGGAGACCAGACGTTTCAACAGCCCGGCCAAGCAGAAGCCATACTTCAGTAACAACCAGAACCAGTCACAGAGGGGTCCCCAGCGCCATGGTTACAGGGAGGCTGACCAGCAGAAGAACATGGGTTCCAGACCTAGGCAGTCCCAACAGTGCTTCCGATGTG CACCATTACGGGGGATCCTGCATAGTTTCATGTTCCTTTTGGTGGCCTTACTAGTTCTTGACACtgcatcatcatcatcaattaagacaaaagaaaatatcatCCATAGGATCAATTATGGAGTTTTGTTCAAGGAAGAGCCAAACATCATCCTTGCACAAGAATATTGGTTAAACACCTTCAGAATCCCACTCCCAAAGAGGTTTGCCATTCCCCAACAAGTTCTGAAATGTCCCCAATCAGAACAATATTGCATGACTTATAATAACATTGCTAGATTCATTCATAGTTTACATGTAGAAGTTATGAGCCACTACAATGAAACAATGCAATCAATTCGGGTTCTGATTCCAAGTGTAGACCTTAAGGTTCAACAAAGGAGACAGACAAGGTCATTATTACCATTTGTAGGTTCATTGTCCAAAAGTCTTTTTGGCACAGCCACAATGGATGATGTAAATATACTTGCGTCCCACATTAACATGTTGACAAGGCACACTAACCAAATGGCTAAACTTCTGGTTCAACACAATGATCACTTATCATCGTTCATGCAACTAACCGAttcac CCACCGTAGAGGACGAGCCATATTTGGAAAGCTCCCACGAGTAG